CTGACCACCGAAGCGCTTGACACCCAGCCGCTGAGCTGCGGAATCGCGACCGTTGCGCGAGCTGGAAGCACCCTTTTTGTGAGCCATGAGCTAGCCGCCCCTACTTCTTGCCGCTGTCGATGCCGGTCACCTTGATCTTCGTCAGCGGCTGACGGTGCCCCTGACGCTTGTGGTAGCCGGTCTTGTTCTTGAACTTGTGGATCCGGATCTTCGGGCCCTTGGTGTGCTCGGCGATCTCGCCGGACACCGAAACCTTGGCAAGCTGCGCCGCGTCGGTCACCAGGTCATCGCCGTCAACGAGGAGCAGCGCCGCGAGCTTCACCGCGTCGCCGGGCTCACCCACGAGCTTCTCGACCTCGATCACGTCGCCCTCGGCGACCTTGTACTGCTTGCCGCCGGTCTTGACGATCGCGTACATGAGACGCGGACTCCCTGTCGTTGACAAGCGGCGCGCAAAGTCACAACGCAACCGCTGGCGGATGGTTCGGTGCTCGCGCCGAGCCTGTCCACGAGTCGAACTCCAGACCGCGAGTTGAACTCCAGATGGCGCACGCGAACGCGGCGCACGAAGGTGCGCCAAAGGCAAGAGTACGCCATGACCCCCTGACCTCCCAACTCGGGTGCGTCAGCCGCCGCAGAGCTCGTCGAGCATGGCCTGCAGCTGCTCCACCTGGCCGCCGCCGATCGCGTTCAGGTCCGCGGTCATCGTGCTCACCTGAGCCGCCATGTTGGTCAGCACCGCCTTCAGCCGGGCGTCCGTGGCCGCGCCCGCCTGCGTGCGCAGCGACGTCTCCCAGCCGTCCAGCGCCTTCTCCGCCGCGGTCTGCGCCGCGCGGCCCTCCGCGGTCTCCGGGCCGGCCTGGGCGAGCTTGGAGAGCTGCCCGACGTACTCCATCACGGCGGTCGAGCTGTCCTTCGTCACCGTGTCGCAGACCTGCTGCGCGTTGCCGCCGGCCGGGCCGGTGCCCTGCGGGATCGGCACGGTGCCGGAGGCCGCACCGGTCGCGGGCGCCGAGGCGGCCGGGCCGGTGGCGGTGGTGGCGGGACCGGACGCGGCACCGGGCACGGACGCGGCCGCGGACGGCGGGGCGCCCGCCGGCTCCTCCTCGTCGGACGAGCACGCGGTGGTGCACAGCAACGCGGCGGCCAGCGCGAACGCCGCGGCGGCGGAACGGGAGATGGACCGGGGGCGGGTCATGGGGTGCTCCTGGGTTGGGGCCGTCGACCGCCGTCGACCCTAACTCGAACCCACGCTCCCCGCTCGGGTCACACCCGCACGAACGGAGGCGTCCCCCGGGCCGCCGGAACGGCACGGGGGACGCCTCGATCACGCAAAGGGCAGCTCAGGGACGGGTACGCCGGCGGGTGCCCCGCCGGGGCCGCCGACGGCCGCCGGGGCCGCCCTCGGCGTCATCGTCGTCGCCGAGCGCGTCCGGATCCTCCGCACCGGCGAGCCGGGCCGACTCGCCGTCGTCGGCCTCGTCGTCCTCGTCGTAGCCGGAGCTCTCGTACCGCGAGAGGTCGTAGCCCATGGTGTCGTCGTAGCTGGCGGCCTCGTACGCCGACAGCGACGGCGCGGGGGCCGCCTGCTGAAGGATCCCGGTGATCCCGCCGGACACGACGGGGGCCGGCGAGACCGGCTCCGGCGAGGGCGCGACCGGCTCCGCGGAGGGCGCCACCGGCTCCGGCACGATCGACTCCGGCGCGATCGGCTCCGGCTCCGGCGCGATCTCGAGCTCCGGCCGGGTCTCCGGCTCGGCCAGCACGGCCTGCGCGGTCGCGGACTCGGCCACCACCAGCTCGGCCGCCTTCCGGCCCCGGCGACGGCCCTCGGAACGGCCCTCCGACCGGCTCTCCGACCGCTCGGACCGCTCGGACCGCTCCGACCGTTCGGACCGCGCGGACTCCTGCCGGGGCGGCGCGGCGGCCGAGGCCACCGCCTTCACCCGGTCGCCCGCGCCGTGGCCGTGACCGTTGTTGCCGTTCTTCCTGTCGCTGACCGGCTCGGTGTGGATGACCAGGCCGCGGCCCTTGCAGTGGTCACAGGTCTCGCTGAACGCCTCCAGCAGGCCCGCACCGATCCGCTTGCGCGTCATCTGCACCAGGCCGAGCGAGGTGATCTCGGTGACCTGGTGCTTGGTCCGGTCCCGGCCCAGGCACTCGGTCAGCCGGCGCAGCACCAGCTCGCGGTTGCTCTCCAGCACCATGTCGATGAAGTCGATGACCACGATGCCACCGAGGTCGCGCAGCCGCAGCTGGCGCACGATCTCCTCGGCCGCCTCCAGGTTGTTCCGGGTGACGGTCTCCTCGAGGTTGCCGCCCGCGCCGGTGTACTTGCCGGTGTTGACGTCGACCACGGTCATCGCCTCGGTCCGGTCGATCACCAGGTGACCGCCGGACGGGAGGAAGACCTTGCGGTCCAGGCCCTTGAGGATCTGCTCGTCGATCCGCTTCTCGCTGAAGATGTCGCCGACGCCGGTGTAGCGGTGCAGCCGGTCGACCAGGTCCGGCGAGACGTGGGTGAGGTAGTCCTCCACCATGTCGTAGGCGTCCTCGCCCTGCACCAGGACCTCGCGGAAGTCCTCGTTGAACAGGTCGCGGACCACCCGGACCAGCAGGTCGGGCTCCTCGTAGAGCGCGACCGGCGCGCCACCCTCGGCGGCCCGCGCCTGGATGTCCTCCCACTGCGCCTGCAGCCGCTTGACGTCGCGGGCCAGCTCGTCCTCGCTGGCGCCCTCGGCCGCGGTCCGCACGATCACGCCCGCACCGTCCGGCACCAGCTTCTTCAGCACGTCACGGAGCCGCTTGCGCTCGTTGTCCGGCAGCTTGCGGCTGATCCCGGACGCATTGCCGTGCGGCACGTAGACCAGGTGCCGGCCGGAGAGCGCGATGTGGCTGGTCAGCCGCGCGCCCTTGTGCCCGATCGGGTCCTTGGTCACCTGCACCAGCACCGAGTCGCCGGAGCGCAGCGCCTGCTCGATCGAGCGGGCGCGCCCCTCCAGGCCGGTCGCGTCCCAGTTGACCTCGCCGGCGTAGAGCACGGCGTTGCGGCCGCGCCCGATGTCGACGAACGCCGCCTCCATGCTGGGCAGCACGTTCTGCACCTTGCCGAGGTACACGTTGCCGGCCATGGTCCCGGAGGAGCCGCGGCTGACGTAGTGCTCGACCAGGATGCCGTCCTCCAGCACCGCGATCTGCGTACGGTCGCTGGTCTGCCGGACCACCATCGTCCGGTCGACGGCCTCGCGGCGGGCCAGGAACTCCGACTCCGACAGGATCGGCGGCCGGGTCCGGCGCTGCTCACGGCCGTCGCGGCGACGCTGGCGCTTCGCCTCGAGCCGGGTCGAGCCGGAGACGCCCTGCACCTCGTCGGCGACGGCGCGCGGCTCGCGGATGCGCACGACCGTGTGGACGCCGGCCTCCTCGGCCTCGTCCGTGTCACCGGAGCCCTTGCGACGGCGCCGGCGGCGACGGCGGGTCATCGGCTCGCCGCCGTCCTCCTCCTCGTCGTCCTCGGACTCGGCGACGGGCGCGTCGGCCTCGCCCTCCGGCTGGTCCTCGTCGCCGACCTCGTCGTCCGAGGTGCCCCGGCCACGACCACGGCCACGGCGGCCACGGCGGCGGCGCCGGCGACCGGCGGCCTCGTCGTCGTCCGACTCCGCGTCCAGCTCGTCCTCGACGTCGTCCGCGGTCTCGTCCGGCTCCTCCAGGGCACCGTCGATGCCCCGGCCGCGGACGTCGGCGATCTCGTCCTCGTCCGGCTCCACCACGTCGGCGACCGCGCCACGGCGGCGGCGCCGGCGACGGCCGGTCTCGATCGGCTCCGGCTCGTCGTCCGCCATGGCCGGCTCCGGCACGGTCACGGCCTCGGCCGGCGCGACCAGCGCGGCGGCCGGCGGCTCGGCCCGGCGGGTGACCGGCACGACCGGCTCCGGCTCGGGCGCCATGAACAGCACCGGCGGCGGCATCGCGGCGCGGCGGCGCCGGGTGCGCGGCTCCTCCTCGGCCGGCTCCACAGGCGCGGCGACCGGGGTGGCGGCGCCGGACTCGTCCTCGATCTCGTCGTCCAGCGGGACCACCACGATCGGCAGCTGCTCCTGCGGCGCGCTCTCGGCGGCCGGGGCCGCGGCCTTGCGGGTCCGGGTGCGCGTGCGGGTCGCCTTGACCGGCGCGGCCGGGGCCTCGTCCGCCTCCAGCGCGATCGGCACCGGGCTGATCTCCGGGTTCACGCCGGCCTGCGTCTCGGGGTGCGACTCCGCACCGACCGCGTCCGCGGGCGTCCCGGCGTCGGCCGGCGACTCCGCGGCCGGCTCGGCGGCGAGCGCCGGGGCAGCGGCCTTGCGGGTCCGGGTGCGGCGCGCGGGTGCGGCGGGCGCGTCCTCGCCGGTCTCGCCCTCAGCGACGGGCGCGGCGGCCTTGCGGGTCCGGGTGCGCGTGCGGGCCGCCTTGACCGGCACGGCCGGGGCCTCCGCCGCCGCCGCGGTGTCGGCCGGGTTCGCCGCGCCGGCCGGGTCCGCGGTGTCAGCCGCGTGCGTGGCGTCGGCGGCATTCGTCGGGGATGCGGTCTCGGCCGCGTCAGCACCACGCGCTCCGGCGGCACCGGCGGCGACGGCACCGACACCGGCGGCAACGACCGCGACGGTCTCGGGCGCGATCACACCCGGCTCGGACACGGCGGCACCGGCACCGGCAGCGTCCCCGGCCACCGAGTCATCCGCGGCGCTCACGGCGACGTCATCGCGAGCAGTGACGTCATCCTGAGCGGCGGCATCGGTCTGAGCGGCGGCATCCGCGTCCGCGCTCACGCCGGACCCGCCCACCGCGTTCACACCGAGCTCCCCGGTGGCGTCGAGCTCCACGGCAGCACCGGGCTCGGCAGTGGCACCGGGCTCAGCGGCCGCACCGGCAGACTCGCCCGCGCCCGAATCGGCCACGGACGACGAGGCCACGGACGACGAGGCCACCGACGGTGACGCCGCCGGCACGTCGGCCGCGGCACTCGCCACCGCCGCGTCCGCCGCCGCGGGCTCCGGGTGCACGGCGGGCTCGCCGCCGGCGACGGGAGCCGCCTCGATCGGCGCCGGGCCGGCGTCGACCGGCACGCCCTCGCCCACCGCTCCGGCCTCGTCGAACTCCTCGTCCGGCCCGGCCGCGAGCGACTCGACCGGCACGGACTCCTCGACCGCGGGTGCGATCTCGTCGTCGGCCGGCACGTCACCGAGCGCCACGCCGTCACCGGCCGCCGGGCCGGTCGCGGCGTCGACGTCCGCGACGGCCTGGATCGGCGTGGTTTCGCCGAGCACCTCGGCGGCGGTGCCGGCCGGGGCGGGGGTGTCCACCGGAACCGGTCGCTCCGGCTCCTGGATGCCCGAATTGTCCGCAGATGCCGAAGCATCGGAGGTAGTGCTGTCGACGGTGTCCTCGGCCGGCGTGGAACCGGTCCGCTCACCGCCCTCTGGCTCGTGCTCGAGCATGGGCGTTCTCCAGTTCTGGCGGCCCCGGGCGCGGGTGAGCGCTGCCACGCAGGGTCGCCGCAAAGGTGTTCCGGTGACGCGCCGCGCGGCCGTCCCGCCGCCGTCAGTGATGGCTGGGAAGACCGAGAAGCGCGAAATACCGAAGTCTGCCGACGAGTGCTGGCCGGAAAGCCCGGTCAGCTCCCACCGATGGTTGCCCCGTCGCGGTCCGCTGCCAGCGGGTCGACGATCTCCCCCTGCGCGGTCAGCGTGCCCTGCGCCAGCCGTGTCGCCCTCGGCGGCACCGGCGGCTCCAGGTCGGCCACCACGCGGAGGCCGGACAGGACGTCATCGGGTCGCACGGACGGGGTGACCTGCCGCACGACAAGGTCCAGTATCGCACACGGTGCAGCCTCGACCCCGGAAGGTGCGTCCCCCTCCGATTTGACCTCGATGCGGGTGACCGGCGTACGTGCGTCGAGCTGGCGCCTCCCCTGTTTGGTGAGGCGTTCGACACTCACGTCCGGCGCGTCGCGGAACGCCGTGACCGCCCGGTCGAGCACCTCCGGGGTGATCCCGGGCAGCTCGATCCGCCAGTGCGAGGCGTCGATCCGGTCGGCGAGGCTGCCGGGGCCGGCCTCGACCGCCTCCAGCACGTCCAGGCCGGGTGAGAGCGCGGCGTCCAGCGCGGCGCGGACCGTCTCCGGGTCGGTACGGGTCTGCAGGCCGATCTCCAGGTACTCCGCTTCGCTGGCCACACCGGTCGGCGCCGCGGACGCGTACGAAATCTTGGGGTGGGGGGTGAACCCCTGGGAGAACGCGATGGGGATGCCCGCGCGGCGCAGAGCCCGCTCGAACGCGCGCGCGAAGTCCCGGTGCGAGGTGAACCGGAGCGGGCCGCGCTTGGCATAGCGGAGACGAATCCGCTGCACAACGGGCGCCTGGCCCCCCTCTGGCTGTGGCTTCGGAGGAATCGTGGTGCTCCTTTGTCCTCTGGTGGGTCCCGCCCATCTTCCCGTACCCGTCCCGCCGATGCGACTCGCCGTCGCCATCCGCCTACGCAGGCCGTTACACCGGACATGAAGGCTCTGATGCTGGCCGGTGGGCGGGGTACCCGGCTGCGGCCGCTCACACACACCTCCGCGAAGCAGTTGTTCCCGGTCGCGAACAAGCCGGTGATCTTCTACGGGCTGGAGGCGATGCGCGAGGCGGGCATCACCGAGGTCGGGGTGATCACCGGGGAGACGGGCGCGGAGGTTCGGGCCGCGCTGGGCGACGGATCCCGGTTCGGGCTGCGGATCACCTATATCCCCCAGGACGCGCCGCGCGGGCTGGCCCACTGCGTGCTGATCGCGCGGGACTTCCTCGGCGACGACGACTTCGTCATGTACCTCGGCGACAACTTCCTGCTGGGCGGCGTCCAGGAGCTGGTCTCGTCGTTCCGGGCCGGCGACTACGAGGCGCAGATCCTGCTCGCGGCCGTGGACGACCCGCGCTCGTACGGCGTGGCCACGCTCGGCCGCAGCGGTGAGATCGTCGGGCTGACCGAGAAGCCGGCCGAGCCGGAGAGCGACCTGGCGATCGTCGGCGTCTACCTGTTCAGCCCCGCGATCCACCGGGCGGTGCGCGAGATCGGCCCGTCCGCGCGCGGCGAGCTGGAGATCACCGACGCGGTGCAGTGGCTGATCGCGCACGGCCACCGGGTGCACTCGCACCTGGTCAGCGGCTACTGGAAGGACACCGGGCGGGCACGGGACATCCTGGAGTGCAACCGGATGGTGCTGGAGTCGGCGGAGCCGCGGCTGGACGGCACGGTCGACGGCCGGACCGAGATCATCGGGCGTGTGGTGCTGGAGGCCGGCGCGGTGGTCGAGGACTCGGTGCTGCGCGGGCCCATCGTGATCGGCACCGGCACCAAGATCGTCCGCTCGTACGTGGGCCCGTTCACCTCGATCGCGGACAACTGCATGCTGGAGGACGCGGAGATCGAGTACTCGATCGTCTTCGACAACGCGTCGATCCGCGGCGTCTCCCGGATCGGTGAATCGATCATCGGCCGGGACGCCCGGGTGCTGCCCGCGCCGCGCACGCCCGCGGCCCACCAGCTGATCGTCGGCGACCACAGCACCGTCCGGCTGCGGGCCTGATGCGCGGCGCCGACATCCGGGACACCACCGCGGTCGAGGACCGCCACTGGTGGTACCGCGAACGCCGCGCGCTGCTGGCCCGGGAACTGCGGCGGCTGCCGGCCGGCCCCGGCCGCCGAGCCATCGAGATCGGCGCGGCCGGCGGCGGGAACTGCCTGGTCATGCGCGACTTCGGCTATCAGGTGCTGGCCACCGAGTTCCTGCCGGAGGGCGTCGAGATCGCGCGCGCCCGCGGTCTCGACGCGATCCAGGCGGACGCGCGCGACCTGCCGGTCGATTCGGCGAGCCGGGACCTGCTCGTCGCGTTCGACGTGCTGGAACACATCGAGGAGGACGACCGCGCGGCCGCCGAGATCCATCGCGTGCTGCGCCCCGGCGGGACCGCGCTCATCGCCGTACCGGCCGATATGCGTTTGTGGTCGGTCTTCGATGAACTCAGCGGGCACGTCCGGCGCTACCACCGGGCCGGCCTGACCGCGCTGATCACCGGCGCGGGTCTGCGCGTCGACGCGCTCCGGAGCTGGAACGTGCTGCTCCGCCCGGCCGTCGCGCTCCGCCGCACCGCGAGCGTCCGGCCGTCGTCCGAGGCGGCGCTGCGACACGACGTGACGGCCGTCCATCCGGTGCTCAACGCGCTGCTCGGCGGCATCGTCCGGCTCGAACGCGGCCTCCCGGTCGGCCGTCTCCCCGGCGTCTCGCTCGTCCTCCGCGCGCACAAACCCTGACCGAAGACGATTTTCCCGCTTCCGGCGTGGCCGCTTCCCGCATGCTCCCGCGGGCACCGGTCGTCGCCGGCGCTCCTCCCTGCACGCCGCGCGTCGCACGGGCGACACCCCCGGCGCTCCCGGGCCGGGCGGGAGCGCCGGTGACGGCCGGTCAGTCGGCCGAGGTGACGCGGTAGTTGGCGGCGGACGGGGGCAGCTCGTAGACGTCGCAGGCACCGGCCGTGAAGCGGTGGATCGCGAAGCGAGCGAGTTCCGGCGGTGGCGTGCTGGTGCGCCGGTCGACGAGCAGCCAGCGCACGTCGTGGTCGGCCGCGAGCCGGCCGACGCTCACCGCGGACGGCATCTGGAACGCGGCGTCGTTCAGGTTCAGCAGCGTCCGGTCCCAGAACTCGACCCGGTTGACGACCGTGCCGGTGCGGGCCGCCTCGGAGTGCGCGGTCACGGTGTATCCCCAGCCGGCGACCAGGACCCGGCGTTCCGTGTAGGCCGACACCCAGAAGTTGCGGTTGTCGCAC
This genomic window from Catenuloplanes niger contains:
- the rplU gene encoding 50S ribosomal protein L21, whose product is MYAIVKTGGKQYKVAEGDVIEVEKLVGEPGDAVKLAALLLVDGDDLVTDAAQLAKVSVSGEIAEHTKGPKIRIHKFKNKTGYHKRQGHRQPLTKIKVTGIDSGKK
- a CDS encoding Rne/Rng family ribonuclease — translated: MPVKAARTRTRTRKAAAPVAEGETGEDAPAAPARRTRTRKAAAPALAAEPAAESPADAGTPADAVGAESHPETQAGVNPEISPVPIALEADEAPAAPVKATRTRTRTRKAAAPAAESAPQEQLPIVVVPLDDEIEDESGAATPVAAPVEPAEEEPRTRRRRAAMPPPVLFMAPEPEPVVPVTRRAEPPAAALVAPAEAVTVPEPAMADDEPEPIETGRRRRRRRGAVADVVEPDEDEIADVRGRGIDGALEEPDETADDVEDELDAESDDDEAAGRRRRRRGRRGRGRGRGTSDDEVGDEDQPEGEADAPVAESEDDEEEDGGEPMTRRRRRRRRKGSGDTDEAEEAGVHTVVRIREPRAVADEVQGVSGSTRLEAKRQRRRDGREQRRTRPPILSESEFLARREAVDRTMVVRQTSDRTQIAVLEDGILVEHYVSRGSSGTMAGNVYLGKVQNVLPSMEAAFVDIGRGRNAVLYAGEVNWDATGLEGRARSIEQALRSGDSVLVQVTKDPIGHKGARLTSHIALSGRHLVYVPHGNASGISRKLPDNERKRLRDVLKKLVPDGAGVIVRTAAEGASEDELARDVKRLQAQWEDIQARAAEGGAPVALYEEPDLLVRVVRDLFNEDFREVLVQGEDAYDMVEDYLTHVSPDLVDRLHRYTGVGDIFSEKRIDEQILKGLDRKVFLPSGGHLVIDRTEAMTVVDVNTGKYTGAGGNLEETVTRNNLEAAEEIVRQLRLRDLGGIVVIDFIDMVLESNRELVLRRLTECLGRDRTKHQVTEITSLGLVQMTRKRIGAGLLEAFSETCDHCKGRGLVIHTEPVSDRKNGNNGHGHGAGDRVKAVASAAAPPRQESARSERSERSERSERSESRSEGRSEGRRRGRKAAELVVAESATAQAVLAEPETRPELEIAPEPEPIAPESIVPEPVAPSAEPVAPSPEPVSPAPVVSGGITGILQQAAPAPSLSAYEAASYDDTMGYDLSRYESSGYDEDDEADDGESARLAGAEDPDALGDDDDAEGGPGGRRRPRRGTRRRTRP
- a CDS encoding TIGR03936 family radical SAM-associated protein; amino-acid sequence: MQRIRLRYAKRGPLRFTSHRDFARAFERALRRAGIPIAFSQGFTPHPKISYASAAPTGVASEAEYLEIGLQTRTDPETVRAALDAALSPGLDVLEAVEAGPGSLADRIDASHWRIELPGITPEVLDRAVTAFRDAPDVSVERLTKQGRRQLDARTPVTRIEVKSEGDAPSGVEAAPCAILDLVVRQVTPSVRPDDVLSGLRVVADLEPPVPPRATRLAQGTLTAQGEIVDPLAADRDGATIGGS
- a CDS encoding glucose-1-phosphate thymidylyltransferase, translating into MKALMLAGGRGTRLRPLTHTSAKQLFPVANKPVIFYGLEAMREAGITEVGVITGETGAEVRAALGDGSRFGLRITYIPQDAPRGLAHCVLIARDFLGDDDFVMYLGDNFLLGGVQELVSSFRAGDYEAQILLAAVDDPRSYGVATLGRSGEIVGLTEKPAEPESDLAIVGVYLFSPAIHRAVREIGPSARGELEITDAVQWLIAHGHRVHSHLVSGYWKDTGRARDILECNRMVLESAEPRLDGTVDGRTEIIGRVVLEAGAVVEDSVLRGPIVIGTGTKIVRSYVGPFTSIADNCMLEDAEIEYSIVFDNASIRGVSRIGESIIGRDARVLPAPRTPAAHQLIVGDHSTVRLRA
- a CDS encoding class I SAM-dependent methyltransferase; the protein is MRGADIRDTTAVEDRHWWYRERRALLARELRRLPAGPGRRAIEIGAAGGGNCLVMRDFGYQVLATEFLPEGVEIARARGLDAIQADARDLPVDSASRDLLVAFDVLEHIEEDDRAAAEIHRVLRPGGTALIAVPADMRLWSVFDELSGHVRRYHRAGLTALITGAGLRVDALRSWNVLLRPAVALRRTASVRPSSEAALRHDVTAVHPVLNALLGGIVRLERGLPVGRLPGVSLVLRAHKP